AGTACAGCTTGCCGTCCAGCGCGTAGTCGCGCAGCTCGTCCCATTTCTCGGCCAGCAGCGCCTTGTTCGCCGTGATCACCGGGCGGCCCGAGCGCAGGTACGGGCGCAGCAGGTCCATGGGGCGCTCCACGCCCCCCATCGCCTCGATCACCACGCCGCACTCCTGCAGGAACCCCGGGTCGGTCGTCAGGGGCGTGCCGGGCGGGCAGGCGCGCGGACGGGACATGTCGCGCACCAGCACGCCCGCCACCTCGATCCGCACGCCCAGATCGGCGAAGATCGCCTCGCGTTTCTGGATCAGGTTCAGGACGTCCTGCCCCACGGTCCCACAGCCCAGCACGCCGACGGTCACGGTTCTCATGCGCCCGACTGTAGCGCCCCCGCCCCCCACCCCCGGACCCCTGGATTAGACGCATTCCCGGCGGGAGAGAGGCTGCCGGGTGTCAGGCTGGAGCGGGCAGACACCTGATGCGGACTCCGGTTGAAAGGTTTGCAAAAACGTTCAACCCGAGCGGAGTGAGTAGGAGAGTAACGGGTTCCGGGCGTGGAGTTGGCAACCCGGTGTCCTTCCGGGTTGTGAACGAAACAGACGGAATCCTTATGACACCCGGCAGGCCCACTGTGAGGCGCGCGTCAGGGGAACGTTTCCGCAGCCGCTCGCGGGGGGGCGCTAGACTGCACTCATGATTCCCGTGTCCACCCTGTCTGCCGCCAGCCGTCCGCCGTGCCCAGCACGCGGGCGCTCCCCCGCCACGTGAGCCGCCCACCGTCTGCTGCCCAGGCCCGCCCCCGCACCGGGGTCCGACCTGACCCGCGCCCGGTGCGCGGCCCGGCCCGGCTCACTCCGCTCGGCCAGCGCGCGGCGCGCCGCATCCTGGCGGGCAACGCATGAGCCGCCTCGATGAACTCGCGGCGGAATTCGGGAAGGTCGAGCGCGCCCTGGGCGACCCGGCCGCGCTGGCCGACCCGCGCGAGTACGCCCGCCTGACCCGCCGCCACCGCGAACTCCTGCCGCTCGTGACCCTGCTGCGCGAACGCGACGGGCTGGAAGGCGACCTGAGCGGCGCCCGCGAACTCCTCACCGACCCCGACATGCGCGAACTCGCCGCCGGGGAGGTGCAGGCCCTGGAGGCGCGGCTGGCCGAGATCGAATCGGACCTCGTCGTGCTGCTGCTCCCGACCGACCCGGACGACGCGAAGGACGTGATCCTGGAACTGCGCGCCGGGGCGGGTGGTGCCGAGGCCGGACTGTTCGTGATGGACCTCCTGCGCATGTACACCCGCTACGCCGAGGGCGCAGGCCTGAAACTCAGCGTGCTGGACGCCAGCGAGAGCGACCTGGGCGGCGCGAGCAAGGTCGTCGCCGAGGTCACGGGCGACGGCGCCTTCCGCGCGTTCCGGTGGGAGCGCGGCGTGCACCGCGTGCAGCGCGTCCCCGCCACCGAGAGCCAGGGCCGCATCCACACGAGCACCGTCACCGTCGCCGTGCTGCCCGAGGCGGACAGCGAGGAGGTCCAGCTGGACCTGTCCGAGGTCCGCATCGACGTGTTCCGCTCGCAGGGTGCGGGCGGGCAGGGCGTGAACACCACCGACTCCGCCGTGCGCGCCGTGTACCGCGCGGGCACCCCCGACGAGATCATGGTCGTGTGCCAGGACGGGCGCTCGCAGATCAAGAACCGCGAGAAGGCCCTGCAGGTCCTCGCCGCGCGCCTCGCGGAACGCGAGCGGATCGCGCGGGAGGAACGCGAACGCAGCGACCGCGCCGCGCAGGTCGGCAGCGGCGACCGCAGCGAGAAGATCCGCACGTACAACTACCCCCAGAACCGCGTGACCGACCACCGCCTGGAAGGCGAGGGCAAGAACCACCCGCTCGACAGCGTCATCGCGGGCGCGCTGGGGCCGGTCGTGGCGAACCTCGCCCGCGCGCAGCGCGAACTGCAACTGATCCAGATGGGCGAGGAGGGACAACATGGCGCGGCGTGACCTGCTCGTCGCCGCCGGGATCCTCCGCGACCGCTTCGGCCGCGTGCTGCTCGTCGGGAACGACTGGCAGGGCCACGGCCGCGTCCGCCACACCCTGCCGGGCGGCGTCGTCGAACCCGGCGAGACCCTCCCCGAGGCGCTGTACCGCGAGATCTACGAGGAAACCGGCCTGAAACTGACGGGCATCAAGCACATGGCGTACACGGTGCACATCGAGGACGAACGCCGCGGGGAACGCGCCATCGCCGTGGCGTTCGAGGCCACCTGGGACGGCCTCCTGAACCCCGCCGACCCCGATGGGTTCATCGTCGAGGCGCGCTTCTGCACCGTCGAGGAAGCCCTGCAGAAAATCGAGGCGCCCCCCATGCGCGAACCCCTCAGCGACTACCTGCTGACCGGCGAGCCCGGCCGCTTCTACGCCTTCAAAGGCTGGGACGGTCGCGGCGGCCTGCGCATCCCCGCGCTGAAACCCCGCACCTGACGCGATGCAGCAGCGGCCCCGGACCTGAGCTGGTGGGTCCGGGGCCGCTGGGCTTCAGGCGGCGGGGACCGTGTCCCCGGATGGCACGACCGGCTGCGGCACACGCAGAGCGCCGCTGTCCTCCTCCCGGCCGTCCTGCCCGACCGTGGCGTCCGGGCGGGGCGCCCGCACGGCCAGCAGTAGCAGTGCCAGTCCAGTCACGAGCACCGCGAGGCCCGACGCGACGCGCGGCAGGTCATACAGGGGGGCGTCGAGCAGCGCGGCCTTCACGCCCGCCGCCGCGCCGATCCCGACGCCCATGTCCCACAGAGGACGCGCCCCACCCCGGCCCACGCCCCCCCAGCGCCACGCGCCCAGCGCGACCAGCACCCCGGTGATCAGCGCGCCCACGCTGCCCAGCGTCCCCAGCGGACCATCCAGCATGACGGCCAGTCGGGGCGCCAGCGCCAGCCACAGCGTGCTGACCGCCAGCGCCAGTCCGCCCGCGATCAGCGGCGCGCGCCAGATGCGCGCAGGCATGGGCGGAAGGGACGCGCCTTGCGGCGTCCAGCGGGTCCACAGGCGGCGACCGGTCGGGGTGTGCAGCAGCGCCCACGCGCCCAGCAGCGCCAGCGCCGTGAACGGCAGCGCCCACCGGTCGGCGGTGCCGTCCGCCTGCATCGCCCGCCAGGGGGACGCGGCGCGGGTCAGGACCTCGCTCGCCAGGTTCAGGGAGACGAACCCCGCGCCCACCAGCAGAGCGGCCGTCGACACGACATCCGCGCGCCGCAGCGCCAGGCGGTGCCCGACGAGCGCGAGGGCCGCCGCAGCCAGCCCCACGCTCGAAGCCCGGTCGATGCCGGTCCAGACGCCCAGCGCGGCGAGCAGGGCCGCCACCGCGAGACAGGCGGCAAACTGCGACGCCGGAGCGCCCGGCAGCGCCGGGAACGACGCCGCCGGTGCCAGTGCGTCCGCACCGCCCACCCCCTGAGGCGTCGTGCGCCGCGCCGCCGTCCGCGCAGGGGCATCCACCCGCGACGCCAGCAGCGCCAGCACGCTGCCCAGCAGGGCCAGCAGCAGCGCCGTCAGGCTGACCGGAACGGCAGGCAGCGCACGGAACACTCCCCACACCGCCAGGAGGATCGACGCCCCGGTGACCGCCACCTGCGCGCCCGCCCGCAGTGGCTCCAGCGGCGCGCCCGCCCGCCGCAGGGTCCCCTCGGTCCACAGCGCCGCGCCGAACAGCAGGGCCACGCCCGCCGCCTCCAGCAGGCCGCCCAGTCCGAACACGGTGGCCGCGATGCCCAGCGCCACGGAGTGCGCCTGCGCTTCCGGTCGCCAGCCCCGCCGGGCCACGCGGGCCGCCGCGACCCACGCGACCAGCAGCGCCGCCGCCGTGCCCCACACCAGCGTCGGCGCGGCCCCACTTCTCAACGTCAGGGTCACGGCGACCAGAGCACTCACGCCAGTCAGGACCCCGCCGAGACGCACCCAGGTGCGGCTGCGGGCCGCGAGGCCCACCCTGGTCAGCGCGACCCCCAGCCCCAGGTACGCCAGCGGGCGACTGCGGGCCCCCAGCAGGCCCAGCACCGCCGAACCCAGCAGCGCGGCCGTCCCTGCCGTCGCGCCGCCCGCCACGGCGCCCGCCAGCGCCGCGCCCGGCGTGCGGCCCACTGCCGCCTCGCGCAGCTGCGTGCGCCACCCCCAGGCACTCAGGGCCGCGCCCCCCACCGCGAGCAGCAGCAGGGCCACCAGCGAACCGCCCTGCGACAGCCGAACCCCCACGCCCAGCGCACCCGCCGCCGCCAGCAGGGGCGCGGCCGCCGCCATGGCGGCAGCCACGCCCAGCTCCAGGTACCCGGGCCGGTCATCCGGTCCCGCCCGGGGCGGCAGGGCCACGGCGCCGCGCAGCAGGACCGCCGCCGTCCCACAGGTCAGCAGCGTGCCCGACACCCACGCCCACACGCCCCACCCCGTCAGGTGCAGCGCCGTCAGCGCGCCCGGCACCGGGCCGCTGAGCGGGTCCGGGACGTGCCCCAGCGCCGCCAGCAGGTGCCCGGCGGGCAGCGCGGCGGCGACCAGCACGGTCAGCATCAGACTCGACTCGCGCGGCAACCCGGCGGGAGCGTCCGCGCCCGTCAGGGTGTCCTCGCTACGCAGGGCGCGCAGCAGCGCCGGGACGGCCAGCGCGGGAATCAATCCCGTGACACCCATCACCAGCGGCGACCAGACGCCCAGGTCGTCGCCCAGCATCCAGCTCGACACGGCCGCCCCCGCCCCGGCCATCGCGGCCAGCAGCGGCTCACCGGCCCGCAGGCTCCGCCCCGCCATCAGCGCCGACAGGACCAGCAGGCCCGCCATGACCACCCCCGGCCCCCAGAGCCCCAGGTGCTGTGCCAGTCCGCCCAGCCCCAGCGCGCCCGACGCGTACGCCAGGCCGCGCAGCGCGCCCGCCACCGGCTGCGGCACGCCCCGCGCCGTCCACCACAGCAGCGCCGCGAACGCGTACACCGCCACCAGCGTCGTCCAGCCCGGCAGGGACAGCGCCCGCAGCGTCCACGCCAGCCCCCCGATGACCAGCCCGCCGCCGATCACGCTCATGCGCGCCCGGCTGAACTCCGGTGCGCCCAGGTCCAGGTCCGGCATCCAGCGGCGCCGCACCGGCTGCGGCGGCGGCTCGTCCGGCCAGGCGGGGGGGACCACCACGGCTGCTGGTGCCGCGGCGCCTAGGCCCACCCGTTCCGGCTCGACGGCCGGTTCAGCCGCGGCCGGTGCGGCAGCCGGAAGGCGCGGCGGCGCAGCGGAGGGCGCGGAGCGGGTCAGGGCGTCCACCTGGCGACGCACGTCATTCAACCTGCGTTCCAGACGGACGCTGCGCACGATCAGGACGACCAGCAGACCCACGAGCAGCAGCTCGGTGATGGGGGACATGCCCGCAGCATAAGCGAGCGCCGCACCAAACCCGGCCGCAGGTGACCACCGCTCTGGTCAGCCCAGGGGGCCCGGCAGCGTCACCGTGAAGTGCGCGCCGCCCAGCCCCCTGGACGCCGCCAGGGCCGCCTGCCCCCCGTGCGCGGCGGCCAGGGCGCGCACGATGGCGAGGCCCAGGCCGCTGCCGCCCGTGTCGCGGGAGCGGCTGGCGTCCAGGCGGGTGAAGCGCGTGAAGACCGCCTCGCGGCTGCCCTCGGGGATGCCGGGACCGTCGTCCTCGACGTGCAGAATGACGTGCTCGCCGCGCGTCTCCACGCGGACCAGCACGCGACTGCGGGCGTGCCGCAGGGCGTTGTCCACGAGGTTCGTGGTGATCTGCCGCACGCGGTCCCGGTCGGCCAGCGTGGGCGCGGCGTCTGCCTGCACGCCCAGCGTCAGGCCCAGGGCGGCGGCGCGGTCCTGCAGGGCCTGCACGACCTCCTGCCCCAGCGCGCCCAGGTCCAGCGGGCGCGGGTCCAGCGCCAGACGCCCGGCGTCCGCCAGCGTCAGGGTGCGCAGGTCCCCGACCAGTCGCGTCAGCAGCTGCGTCTGCGTGCTCAGCAGCGCGATCTGCTCGGTGTTCAGTGGGTACACGCCGTCCTCCAGCGCGTCCAGGCGCGCCTGGATCACGGCGATCGGCGTGCGCAGTTCGTGTGCGATGTCCGCGACTGCCTGCTGCCGCTCGCGTTCCAGCGCCTGCAGGTTCTCGGCCATGTCGTTGAACGAGTGCGCCAGCGCCGCGATCTCCCGCTCGCCGCCCAGGACAGGCGCACGGGCACTCAGGTCCCCGCCGGCCAGCCGCGCCGCCGCGCCCGACACCGCCGAGACGGGGCGCGCCACGCGGCGCGAGATCAGGAACGCCAGCAGCGCCGACACGGCCGCCGCCACCAGTCCCACCTGCAGCAGACTGCTCTGCACGTCCCGCAGGAAATCCTGCGCGCGGCTGCGGGGCGGCGGTTTGCCGTCATTGACCCACAGGTTCCGGGGGCGCTTCCCGGCCTTGATGACCGCGTCGTTGCCGCTGCCCTGCCGGATCGTTCCGCCCACGTCGGGGCTGCTCTCGAACGGTTCGAGGTACGGGTCCGCCGCCGACCCGGTCCGCACGACGGGCAGCGGCGGCGTAGGCGTGATCACCTCGCCGCGCAGGGTTGCCGCCTGCTGCTCGCGGATCATCTCGCGCACGCCGCTCGGCAGCCGCTCGAATTCGCGTTTGACGACCAGATTCGAGAAGTAGAACGTGCTGCCCACCGCCACACCCACCACCAGCAGCATCGCCAGCAGCAGCGTCACCGCCAGCGGCTGCGTGCGCTGCGGTTTTCCGGCGGGCGGCGTCATCCGGCGGCCTCCAGGCGGTACCCGACGCCCCGCACCGTGTGCAGCAGCCCCCCGGCCCGCGCGGCGTCCAGTTTGCGGCGCACGCTGGCCAGGTGCGCGTCCACGACGCGTTCCAGCGCGTCACTGTCCGGCAGGGCCGCCGCGAGGAGTTCCTCGCGGGTGTACGCGCGGCCCGGCGCTTCGGCCAGCTGCGACAGCAGCCGGAACTCGGCCGGGGTGAGGCTCAGCGTCTCGCCGTGCACGCGCGCCACGACCGCGCGGCGATCCACCTCCAGCGGCCCCACCCGCAGCGGGCGGTCCGAATCGTCCAGCAGGGCGGTCGCGCGGCGCAGCACGGCCTTCACGCGCGCCATCACCTCGCGCGGGCGGAAGGGTTTGACCACGTAGTCGTCCGCGCCGAGTTCCAGCCCGACGATCTGGTCAGTCTCCTCGGCGCGGGCGGTCACGAGGATCACGGGCGTGCCGCCCTCGGCGCGGACGGTCTTCAGGACGTCCAGGCCGCTGCGGCCCGGCAACATCACGTCCAGCAGGATCAGGTCCGGACTGGCGGCCCGGTAGGCGGTCAGGGCGGCGTTCCCGTCGGCGGCGCGTTCGGTGCGGTAGCCCTCCTGGCGGGCGTACGCCTCGAGCACCTCCGCCAGTTGCGGTTCGTCCTCGACGATCAGGATCAGGGCACTCATGCCATGAGCGTACGTGAACTCCGTGAAGGACGCGCGAAGACCCCGCAGGTCCCGGCGCGCCGCTGTCACTGGGCACAAACCCCTACCGGCGGCCTGCCCGGCCCCTTCGACAAATCTTCACAGAGGCTGCGCGGAGTCTTGACCCCCGCCCCGCACGCTGGGCGACATGACCCGTCCCCCCCCGCCTCGCCTGCTCACGCTGGCCCTGCTGCTCGGCGCGGCGCACGCGCAGACCGCCGCGCCGTCCGCCCCGCCTCCCGACCTGACGCTGTCGCAGGCCACCGCGCAACTGGCCCAGGCGCCCAGTGTCACCCGCGCCGCGCTGAGCGTGCAGGTCGCGCAGCAGAACCTCCAGTCTGCCCGCGCCGCGCTGGGCCTGACCGTCAGTGTCAATGGGAGCGCCAGTTACGCCGGGCCGACCAGCACCACCGCCAGCGACGGCACCACCACCGCCGCCAGCAGCACCCTGTCCGGCACGGCGGGGGCGAACGTCAGCCTGGGCCTGCTGCCCTGGTCCAGTTCACAGAGCAGCCTGCGGGCGTCCGAACGCAGCCTCGCGCTGGCCCAGGCGACCCTGCGCGACGCGAACCTGAGTACGCAGCTGAACGTCGCGCAGGCGTACTTCTCGGCGGTGCTCGCCACGCAGGACATCACCCTGGCCTCGCGCACGCTGGAGCTGCGGCAGCGGCAGCTGAGCGTCGCGCAGACCCAGCAGGCCGCCGGG
The DNA window shown above is from Deinococcus sedimenti and carries:
- a CDS encoding NUDIX hydrolase; protein product: MARRDLLVAAGILRDRFGRVLLVGNDWQGHGRVRHTLPGGVVEPGETLPEALYREIYEETGLKLTGIKHMAYTVHIEDERRGERAIAVAFEATWDGLLNPADPDGFIVEARFCTVEEALQKIEAPPMREPLSDYLLTGEPGRFYAFKGWDGRGGLRIPALKPRT
- a CDS encoding sensor histidine kinase, which translates into the protein MTPPAGKPQRTQPLAVTLLLAMLLVVGVAVGSTFYFSNLVVKREFERLPSGVREMIREQQAATLRGEVITPTPPLPVVRTGSAADPYLEPFESSPDVGGTIRQGSGNDAVIKAGKRPRNLWVNDGKPPPRSRAQDFLRDVQSSLLQVGLVAAAVSALLAFLISRRVARPVSAVSGAAARLAGGDLSARAPVLGGEREIAALAHSFNDMAENLQALERERQQAVADIAHELRTPIAVIQARLDALEDGVYPLNTEQIALLSTQTQLLTRLVGDLRTLTLADAGRLALDPRPLDLGALGQEVVQALQDRAAALGLTLGVQADAAPTLADRDRVRQITTNLVDNALRHARSRVLVRVETRGEHVILHVEDDGPGIPEGSREAVFTRFTRLDASRSRDTGGSGLGLAIVRALAAAHGGQAALAASRGLGGAHFTVTLPGPLG
- the prfA gene encoding peptide chain release factor 1; protein product: MSRLDELAAEFGKVERALGDPAALADPREYARLTRRHRELLPLVTLLRERDGLEGDLSGARELLTDPDMRELAAGEVQALEARLAEIESDLVVLLLPTDPDDAKDVILELRAGAGGAEAGLFVMDLLRMYTRYAEGAGLKLSVLDASESDLGGASKVVAEVTGDGAFRAFRWERGVHRVQRVPATESQGRIHTSTVTVAVLPEADSEEVQLDLSEVRIDVFRSQGAGGQGVNTTDSAVRAVYRAGTPDEIMVVCQDGRSQIKNREKALQVLAARLAERERIAREERERSDRAAQVGSGDRSEKIRTYNYPQNRVTDHRLEGEGKNHPLDSVIAGALGPVVANLARAQRELQLIQMGEEGQHGAA
- a CDS encoding response regulator; protein product: MSALILIVEDEPQLAEVLEAYARQEGYRTERAADGNAALTAYRAASPDLILLDVMLPGRSGLDVLKTVRAEGGTPVILVTARAEETDQIVGLELGADDYVVKPFRPREVMARVKAVLRRATALLDDSDRPLRVGPLEVDRRAVVARVHGETLSLTPAEFRLLSQLAEAPGRAYTREELLAAALPDSDALERVVDAHLASVRRKLDAARAGGLLHTVRGVGYRLEAAG